One Brassica oleracea var. oleracea cultivar TO1000 chromosome C7, BOL, whole genome shotgun sequence genomic window carries:
- the LOC106306647 gene encoding extensin-3-like gives MGSPMASLAATLLVLTVSLTFVSQSTANYFYSSPPPPVKHYEYKSPPPPVKHYPPPPVKHYPPPPVYHSPPPPKKHYEYKSPPPPVKHYSPPPVYHSPPPPKKHYVYKSPPPPVKHYSPPPVYHSPPPPKKHYVYKSPPPPVKHYSPPPVYHSPPPPKKDYVYKSPPPPVKHYSPPPVYHSPPPPKKHYAYKSPPPPVKHYTPPPVYHSPPPPKKHYVYKSPPPPVMHYSPPPVYHSPPPPKKHYVYKSPPPPVMHYSPPPVYHSPPPPQKHYVYKSPPPPVMHYSPPPVYHSPPPPKKHYVYKSPPPPVKHYPPPVYHSPPPPKKHYVYKSPPPPVKHYSPPPVYHSPPPPKKHYVYKSPPPPIKHYSPPPVYHSPPPPKEKYVYKSPPPPPVHHYSPPHHPYLYKSPPPPPYHY, from the coding sequence ATGGGGTCTCCAATGGCCTCCTTAGCAGCAACTTTGCTTGTTTTAACAGTCTCTCTCACCTTTGTATCTCAATCAACCGCTAACTACTTCTATTCTTCTCCTCCACCACCTGTTAAGCACTACGAATACAAATCACCACCTCCTCCGGTTAAGCACTACCCTCCCCCTCCGGTTAAGCACTACCCTCCCCCTCCGGTTTATCATTCTCCACCACCACCTAAGAAACACTACGAATATAAATCTCCACCTCCTCCAGTTAAACACTACTCTCCACCACCGGTTTACCACTCTCCACCACCCCCAAAGAAGCACTACGTGTACAAATCCCCTCCACCCCCGGTTAAGCACTACTCTCCTCCTCCCGTTTACCATTCTCCACCACCACCAAAGAAACACTACGTGTACAAGTCCCCTCCTCCTCCGGTTAAACACTATTCTCCTCCTCCGGTTTACCACTCTCCACCACCTCCTAAGAAGGACTACGTCTACAAATCTCCACCCCCACCGGTTAAGCACTACTCTCCCCCACCAGTCTACCACTCACCACCACCACCCAAGAAACATTACGCATACAAATCTCCTCCTCCTCCGGTTAAACACTACACACCCCCTCCTGTTTACCATTCCCCACCCCCACCTAAAAAACATTACGTCTACAAATCTCCTCCTCCTCCAGTGATGCACTATTCTCCTCCTCCGGTTTACCACTCTCCACCACCACCAAAGAAACACTACGTGTACAAATCTCCTCCTCCTCCGGTTATGCACTACTCCCCTCCTCCGGTTTACCACTCTCCACCACCACCCCAGAAACACTACGTGTACAAATCTCCTCCTCCTCCGGTTATGCACTACTCCCCTCCTCCGGTTTACCACTCTCCACCACCACCAAAGAAACACTACGTGTACAAATCTCCTCCTCCTCCGGTTAAACATTATCCCCCACCGGTTTACCACTCTCCACCACCACCAAAGAAACACTACGTGTACAAATCCCCTCCTCCTCCGGTAAAGCACTACTCTCCCCCTCCGGTTTACCATTCCCCACCCCCACCAAAGAAGCACTACGTATACAAATCCCCTCCTCCTCCGATTAAGCACTATTCTCCTCCTCCAGTTTACCATTCCCCACCGCCACCAAAGGAAAAGTACGTATATAAATCACCTCCTCCTCCTCCAGTCCACCACTACTCTCCTCCACACCATCCTTACCTCTACAAATCTCCTCCTCCTCCTCCATACCACTATTAG
- the LOC106304299 gene encoding LOW QUALITY PROTEIN: wall-associated receptor kinase 4-like (The sequence of the model RefSeq protein was modified relative to this genomic sequence to represent the inferred CDS: inserted 2 bases in 1 codon) encodes MGHFLCTCPSAFNLNATSNSCIRKGKPEYYGWTQIFLGTTIGFLVILLVVSCVQQKMKHRKNTELRKHFFEQNGGGMLRQRLSGAGPSNVEVKIFTEEGMKEATNGYDESRILGQGGQGTVYKGILPDNSVVAIKKARLGDSSQVEQFINEVLVLSQINHRNVVKLLGCCLETEVPLLVYEFINSGTLFDHLHGSLFDSSLTWEHRLRIAVEIAGTLAYLHSSASIPIIHRDVKTANILLDENLTAKVADFGASRLIPMDKEQLTTMVQGTLGYLDPEYYNTGLLNEKSDVYSFGVVLMELLSGQKALCFDRPQTSKHLVSYFASAMKEKRLHEIIDGQVMNEDNQKAIQEVARIAXLMGEERPRMKEVAAELEGLRGTKTKHKWSEQYPEPQEAEHLLGVEILSAQGDTNAIGYDSIMNVTRLHIEDGR; translated from the exons ATGGGACACTTCCTTTGTACTTGCCCGTCTGCTTTCAACTTAAATGCCACCTCCAATAGCTGCATCCGCAAAGGCAAGCCTGAATATTATGGATGGACTCAAATTTTTCTGG GAACAACCATCGGCTTCTTAGTCATCCTACTTGTGGTTAGCTGTGTACAACAGAAAATGAAGCACAGGAAAAACACCGAGCTTCGAAAACACTTCTTTGAGCAAAACGGTGGTGGCATGTTGAGACAGAGACTGTCAGGAGCAGGGCCATCAAATGTTGAGGTCAAAATCTTTACTGAGGAAGGCATGAAGGAAGCAACTAATGGTTATGATGAAAGTAGAATCCTCGGTCAGGGAGGCCAAGGAACAGTCTACAAAGGTATTTTACCGGACAACTCGGTAGTTGCTATCAAGAAAGCTAGGCTTGGAGACAGCAGCCAAGTAGAGCAGTTCATCAACGAAGTACTTGTGCTTTCCCAAATCAACCATAGGAATGTGGTCAAGCTCTTGGGATGTTGTCTAGAGACTGAAGTTCCCTTGCTGGTCTATGAGTTCATTAACAGTGGTACACTTTTTGATCACTTGCACGGTTCCTTGTTTGATTCTTCTCTTACATGGGAACACCGTCTGAGGATAGCAGTGGAAATTGCTGGAACTCTTGCTTATCTTCACTCATCTGCTTCTATTCCAATCATCCACCGAGATGTCAAGACTGCTAATATCCTCCTTGATGAAAACTTAACTGCAAAGGTAGCTGACTTTGGTGCTTCAAGATTAATACCGATGGATAAAGAGCAGCTCACAACTATGGTGCAAGGAACTCTAGGCTACTTAGACCCTGAATACTACAACACAGGGTTGTTGAACGAAAAGAGCGATGTTTATAGCTTCGGTGTGGTCCTCATGGAGCTGCTCTCAGGTCAAAAGGCATTGTGCTTTGATAGGCCACAAACCTCAAAACATCTTGTGAGTTACTTTGCTTCTGCCATGAAAGAGAAAAGGTTGCATGAGATTATTGACGGTCAAGTAATGAATGAGGATAATCAAAAGGCGATACAGGAAGTTGCAAGAATCGC GCTGATGGGAGAGGAAAGACCAAGGATGAAAGAAGTAGCTGCTGAGCTTGAGGGCTTGAGAGGCACAAAAACCAAGCATAAGTGGTCGGAACAGTATCCTGAACCACAAGAGGCTGAGCACTTGCTCGGTGTTGAAATCTTATCAGCACAAGGGGATACTAACGCCATTGGCTATGACAGCATCATGAATGTAACAAGATTACACATTGAAGATGGCCGCTGA
- the LOC106302845 gene encoding wall-associated receptor kinase 2-like, whose product MKIQSLFLMAIFSLAYTQLLNGQSLSGCQTRCGNVSIDYPFGTSQGCYYAGDNSFKLTCNETNKLIFGGNEVINITHSGELRVLVTRSYVCYNSQGNQTGRSNRWTRLGNLTFSDKNRFTAVGCNTYAFLNTNGVGNYSVGCMSTCNSPRETNGTCSGGGCCQTSLPRRNNYFRVRPYSFSNHTSVHSFNPCSYAFLVEDGLFNFRSTEDLMNLRNITRFPVVLDWSIGKHSCQQVGSANICGWNSECSNSVRGTGYICKCKEGFDGNPYLSNEKGC is encoded by the coding sequence ATGAAGATTCAGAGTCTGTTCTTGATGGCCATTTTCTCTCTTGCTTATACACAGCTGCTCAATGGCCAATCATTGTCAGGTTGCCAAACTAGATGTGGCAACGTCTCAATCGACTACCCTTTTGGCACTTCTCAAGGTTGTTACTATGCCGGCGATAATAGTTTCAAACTCACATGTAACGAAACAAATAAGCTAATCTTTGGCGGCAATGAAGTGATCAACATCACTCACAGCGGCGAGCTACGCGTCCTGGTTACTAGATCCTATGTTTGTTACAACAGCCAAGGGAACCAGACTGGTCGTAGTAACCGGTGGACTAGGCTTGGTAACTTAACATTCTCCGACAAGAACAGATTCACTGCAGTAGGATGTAACACTTACGCGTTTCTCAACACTAACGGAGTTGGAAATTACTCAGTTGGGTGCATGTCAACATGTAACTCTCCTAGGGAGACAAATGGAACATGTTCTGGTGGAGGTTGCTGCCAGACTTCTCTTCCTAGAAGGAACAACTACTTCAGAGTAAGACCATATAGCTTTTCAAACCATACTTCTGTTCATAGCTTCAACCCTTGCAGCTACGCCTTTCTAGTGGAAGATGGTTTGTTTAACTTCAGATCTACAGAGGATCTTATGAATCTGAGGAACATCACGAGGTTCCCTGTGGTACTGGATTGGTCTATTGGTAAACATTCATGTCAGCAAGTTGGAAGCGCAAACATATGCGGTTGGAACAGTGAATGTTCCAACTCTGTCCGTGGAACCGGTTACATCTGCAAATGTAAGGAAGGGTTTGATGGGAATCCGTACCTTTCAAATGAGAAGGGTTGCTAA
- the LOC106301404 gene encoding wall-associated receptor kinase 4-like: MKLQEYLFLVAMFCLSCTQPIKCQTKPNCPKKCGNVTLEFPFGTTPGCYHEEDPSFNLTCNEKGLFFNGSFRVVNISHSSQLSLMFRPSYACYNDQGLRQNGTTYFTDGIGNLTLSANNTLFALGCDTYAFVSTRGTRKNSFGCISVCDDKPLVKNRECNGEGCCQSPVAAGSNWYIVRPYRFTNGTSARTYSSPCVYAFVVENGKFKFSDKGLVDDKGFVDYSYLQTTRLPVVLDWSIGGQTCSQDGNGSLCSVNSTCSNSTVRTGYVCKCEPGYYGNPYLKDGCKDIDECTSTTYEHNCTENSNCENTNGSFLCPCKTGYHKDNSAMSCLLTEINEKPDSGSADYEWAKIFLGTTIGFLCILLVVTFIQQRMKHRKNAELRQHFFEQNGGGMLRQRLSGAGPSNVDVKIFTEEGMKDATSDYDDSRILGQGGQGTVYKGILPDNSIVAIKKARLGDSSQVEQFINEVLVLSQINHRNVVKLLGCCLETEIPLLVYEFINSGTLFDHLHGSLFDSSLTWEHRLRIAVEIAGTLAYLHSSASIPIIHRDVKTANILLDENLTAKVADFGASRLIPMDKEQLTTMVQGTLGYLDPEYYNTGLLNEKSDVYSFGVVLMELLTGQKALCFDRPQYSKHLVSYFTSATKEKRLHEVIDGQVMNEKNQREIQEAARVAVECTRVTGEERPKMKEVAAELEGLRATKTKHQWSDNYPEPEENEHLLGLGILSAQGETSSTGYDSIKNVAILDIEAGR, from the exons ATGAAGTTGCAGGAGTATCTGTTCTTGGTGGCTATGTTCTGCCTTTCTTGTACGCAACCCATCAAGTGTCAAACCAAGCCAAATTGCCCAAAAAAATGTGGAAATGTTACACTTGAGTTCCCTTTCGGCACAACTCCAGGTTGTTACCATGAGGAAGATCCCAGTTTCAACCTCACATGTAACGAGAAAGGGCTATTCTTTAATGGCAGCTTTCGAGTTGTCAACATTTCTCACAGCAGCCAGCTAAGCCTTATGTTCCGTCCATCCTACGCTTGCTACAACGATCAGGGACTTCGACAAAATGGCACTACCTACTTTACCGATGGGATTGGAAATTTAACTCTCTCCGCCAACAACACCCTTTTTGCACTAGGTTGTGACACTTATGCTTTTGTGTCAACTCGTGGAACTAGGAAAAACTCATTCGGATGCATATCGGTATGCGATGATAAACCACTTGTAAAAAACAGAGAATGTAATGGTGAAGGTTGCTGCCAAAGCCCCGTTGCTGCAGGGAGTAATTGGTACATAGTCAGACCATATCGCTTTACCAACGGCACTTCTGCGCGTACCTATAGCAGTCCTTGCGTCTATGCCTTTGTCGTTGAAAATGGGAAGTTTAAGTTTAGTGATAAGGGATTAGTAGATGATAAAGGATTTGTAGATTATTCTTATCTTCAGACTACGAGGTTACCTGTGGTATTAGATTGGTCTATCGGAGGACAGACATGCAGTCAAGATGGAAACGGGAGCTTGTGCAGTGTAAACAGTACATGTTCTAACTCTACTGTCAGAACAGGTTACGTCTGCAAATGTGAACCAGGTTACTATGGGAATCCATATCTGAAAGACGGTTGTAAAG ACATCGATGAGTGTACTAGTACTACCTATGAACATAACTGTACAGAAAACAGCAACTGTGAGAACACGAACGGAAGCTTCCTGTGTCCTTGCAAAACTGGTTACCACAAAGATAACTCTGCTATGAGCTGCCTTCTTACCGAGATTAACGAGAAGCCTGACTCAGGTTCAGCAGACTATGAATGGGCTAAGATTTTTCTTG GAACAACCATCGGCTTCTTGTGCATTCTGCTTGTGGTTACTTTTATACAGCAGAGAATGAAGCACAGGAAAAACGCCGAGCTCCGACAACACTTCTTTGAGCAAAACGGTGGCGGCATGTTGAGACAGCGACTCTCAGGAGCAGGCCCATCAAATGTTGATGTCAAGATCTTTACTGAGGAAGGCATGAAGGACGCAACTAGTGATTATGACGATAGTAGAATCTTGGGCCAGGGAGGCCAAGGAACAGTCTACAAAGGGATACTGCCAGACAATTCCATAGTTGCTATAAAGAAAGCTCGGCTTGGTGACAGCAGCCAAGTAGAGCAGTTCATCAACGAAGTGCTTGTGCTTTCACAGATCAACCATAGGAACGTGGTCAAGCTCTTGGGCTGCTGTCTTGAGACTGAAATTCCATTGCTGGTCTATGAGTTCATTAACAGTGGCACCCTTTTCGATCACTTGCACGGTTCCTTGTTTGATTCTTCTCTTACATGGGAACACCGCCTCAGGATAGCAGTGGAGATTGCTGGAACTCTTGCTTATCTTCACTCCTCTGCTTCTATTCCAATCATCCACCGAGATGTCAAGACTGCTAATATCCTCCTTGATGAAAACTTAACTGCAAAGGTAGCTGACTTTGGTGCTTCAAGGCTGATACCAATGGATAAAGAGCAGCTCACAACTATGGTGCAGGGCACTCTAGGTTATCTAGACCCAGAATACTACAACACAGGGTTGCTAAATGAAAAGAGCGATGTTTATAGCTTTGGAGTAGTCCTCATGGAACTTCTCACAGGCCAAAAGGCATTGTGCTTTGATAGGCCACAGTACTCAAAACATCTGGTGAGTTACTTTACTTCTGCCACAAAAGAGAAAAGGTTGCACGAGGTTATTGATGGGCAAGTAATGAACGAGAAGAACCAGAGGGAGATCCAGGAAGCTGCAAGAGTTGCTGTTGAGTGTACAAGGGTGACTGGAGAGGAAAGGCCAAAGATGAAGGAAGTAGCTGCTGAGCTTGAGGGCTTGAGAGCCACTAAAACCAAACATCAGTGGTCGGATAACTATCCTGAGCCAGAGGAGAATGAGCACTTGCTCGGTTTAGGGATCTTATCAGCACAAGGTGAAACCAGTAGCACTGGCTATGACAGCATCAAGAATGTAGCAATATTGGACATTGAAGCTGGCCGCTGA